One Stenotrophomonas maltophilia R551-3 genomic window, ACCCGGCCTACCGCCTGACCCTGCAGACCCGCGAGCAGCACATCCGTCGCGAGAAGGCCACCTCCAACATCTGCACCGCGCAGGTGCTGCTGGCGGTGATGGCCTCGATGTATGCCGTCTACCACGGCCCGGAAGGCCTGACCCGCATTGCCCGCCGCACCCACCGCCTGGCCTCGATCCTGGCTGCGGCACTGCGCAAGGCTGGCGTGCAGGTCGGTGGCGACTTCTTCGACACCCTGCATGTCACCGGCGTGCACGCCGAAGAGATCCATGCCAAGGCCCGTGCCGCCGGTTACAACCTGCGCGCGATCGACAGCGACTCGGTCGGCATCAGCCTGGACGAAACCACCACCCGCGCCGACATCGTGGCCGTGGCTTCGGTGTTCGGTGCTTCGCTGGATGTGGACGCACTGGATGCCAGCACCGCCGACGCGCTGCCGGCCGGCCTGCTGCGCCAGTCTGAATTCCTGACCCATCCGGTGTTCAACACCCACCACAGCGAGCACGAACTGCTGCGCTACCTGCGTTCGCTGGCCGACAAAGACCTGGCGATGGACCGCACGATGATCCCGCTGGGCTCGTGCACCATGAAGCTCAACGCCACCGCCGAGATGATCCCGGTGACCTGGCCGGAGTTCTCGCAGATCCATCCGCTGGTGCCGGCCGACCAGGCGCTGGGCTACAAGGAACTGATCGACTCGCTGGAAGCGATGCTGGTGGAATGCACCGGCTACGACGCGGTGAGCCTGCAGCCGAACTCCGGCGCGCAGGGCGAGTACGCCGGCCTGCTGGCGATCCGTGCCTACCACCGCTCGCGCGGCGAAGACCATCGTGACATCTGCCTGATCCCGGATTCGGCGCACGGCACCAACCCGGCATCGGCACAGATGTGCGGCATGAAGGTGGTGGTGACCAAGACCGATGCCAACGGCAACGTCGACGTCGAGGACATCCGCCTCAACGCCGAGAAGTACAGCGACCGCCTGGCCGCGATCATGATGACCTACCCGTCCACGCACGGCGTGTTCGAGGAAGAGGTGGTGGAGATCTGCGAGATCATCCACAAGCACGGCGGCCAGGTGTACACCGACGGTGCCAACATGAACGCCCTGGTCGGCGTGGCCAAGCCGGGCAAGTGGGGTTCGGACGTTTCCCACCTGAACCTGCACAAGACCTTCTGCATCCCGCACGGCGGCGGCGGCCCGGGCGTTGGCCCGTGTGCGGTCAAGGAGCACCTGGCGCCGTTCCTGCCGGGCAAGCTGGGCGACCACGGCCCGGTCGGTATGGTCAGCGCAGCCAGCTTCGGCAGCGCGTCGATCCTGCCGATCAGCTGGATGTACATCGCGATGATGGGTACCGAAGGCCTGCGCAAGGCCACCCAGGTCGCCCAGCTCAACGCCAACTACATCGCCAAGCGCCTGGCTCCGCACTTCAAGACCCTGTACACCGGCCGCAACGGCCTGGTGGCACACGAGTGCATCCTGGACGTGCGCCCGCTGGAGAAGACCAGCGGCATCGGCGCCGAGGACGTGGCCAAGCGCCTGATCGACTTCGGCTTCCATGCCCCGACCCTGAGCTTCCCGGTGGCCGGCACGCTGATGGTCGAGCCGACCGAGAGCGAGTCGCTGC contains:
- the gcvP gene encoding aminomethyl-transferring glycine dehydrogenase — protein: MSQNTPSLRELEHHSAFVERHIGPNDAEIAQMLGVIGHASLDAMTDAIVPAKIKSPAPLALPESITEVQALAKIRAIADKNTVLRSFIGQGYYGTHTPNVILRNILENPAWYTAYTPYQAEISQGRMEALINFQTLCADLTGMEIANASLLDEATAAAEAMTLAKRSAKSKSDTFFVHDAVHPQTLELLRTRAEPMGIVLRVGTPAEALEADSFGLLLQYPDTFGQVGDYKALVDAVHARGGLVAVATDLLALTLLAAPGEWGADIVVGNSQRFGVPFGFGGPHAAFMACRDAYKRSMPGRLIGVSIDAQGNPAYRLTLQTREQHIRREKATSNICTAQVLLAVMASMYAVYHGPEGLTRIARRTHRLASILAAALRKAGVQVGGDFFDTLHVTGVHAEEIHAKARAAGYNLRAIDSDSVGISLDETTTRADIVAVASVFGASLDVDALDASTADALPAGLLRQSEFLTHPVFNTHHSEHELLRYLRSLADKDLAMDRTMIPLGSCTMKLNATAEMIPVTWPEFSQIHPLVPADQALGYKELIDSLEAMLVECTGYDAVSLQPNSGAQGEYAGLLAIRAYHRSRGEDHRDICLIPDSAHGTNPASAQMCGMKVVVTKTDANGNVDVEDIRLNAEKYSDRLAAIMMTYPSTHGVFEEEVVEICEIIHKHGGQVYTDGANMNALVGVAKPGKWGSDVSHLNLHKTFCIPHGGGGPGVGPCAVKEHLAPFLPGKLGDHGPVGMVSAASFGSASILPISWMYIAMMGTEGLRKATQVAQLNANYIAKRLAPHFKTLYTGRNGLVAHECILDVRPLEKTSGIGAEDVAKRLIDFGFHAPTLSFPVAGTLMVEPTESESLHELDRFIDAMIQIREEITAIEDGRLDREDNPLKNAPHTATAVTASEWTHAYPRELAAFPLPSLKLQKYWPPVARVDNVYGDKNVMCACIPVDAYKDDEVEA